CGGGCCCGGTTTCGCCCGTTCGAATGCGAACAGCTTGTCCCAAATCCGCAACGAATATCTTTCCATCGCCTACATTGCCGGTTTTGGCAGCGTTCTCTATCGCATCAATGGCGCGATCAACTTCATCGTCATTGACGGCGATCTCCAGCTTGGCTTTGGGCAGAAAATCGACAATGTATTCAGCACCGCGATAGACTTCTCGGTGTCCTCTTTGGCGTCCAAAGCCGCGCGCTTCTGTGACGGTCAT
This window of the Gemmatimonadota bacterium genome carries:
- a CDS encoding P-II family nitrogen regulator; this encodes MKLITAVIQPHKLDDVRAALGDIGIQGMTVTEARGFGRQRGHREVYRGAEYIVDFLPKAKLEIAVNDDEVDRAIDAIENAAKTGNVGDGKIFVADLGQAVRIRTGETGPDAL